GGCGCGCTGTTCGGGGCGCTTGCGGTCGATAACGGTTTTACCATTGCCGATGCGGTTTTCATGAGCGCGACCGTCTATGCCGGCGCCAGCCAGATGGTCGGCATCGAGCTCTTCGGCAACCATGTCCAGCCCTGGCTGGTGGTGCTCTCGGTCTTTGCCGTCAACTTCCGCCACGTGCTCTATTCGGCCTCGATCGCCAAATATGTCCGGCACTTCACCTTCGGGCAGAAGTTCCTCGCCTTCTTCCTGCTGGTCGATCCGCAATATGCCGAGACCGAGAAGCGCGGTGAGCGCGGCTTGCCGATCACCTTTGCCTGGTATCTCGGCTTCGGGCTGATCATCTACGTTCCCTGGATCATCAACACGCTGGTCGGCGCGATCTTCGGGCAGATGATCGGCGATCCCAAGGCAATCGGCCTCGATGTGCTCTTGCCGGTCTATTTCATGGGCCTTGTCATGGGCTTCCGCAAGCGGGACCGGTTCCTGCCGATCGTCATCGTCTCGGGGCTGGCTTCCGTCGCCGGCATGCATTTCGTCGGCTCGCCCTGGCATGTCAGCATCGGCGCGCTCGCCGGCATCTTGCTCGCCGCCATCCTGCCGCCAAGCGGACAGGCTGCAGCGCCGGCTGTCGAGAAGGAGGCATGACGATGGATCCGCAGCACCTGAACCTCATCTATCTGATCGTCGCCGCGGCCGTTGCGACCTTCCTGACGCGTGTCGGCGGCTACATCCTGATCACCCAGATGAAGCAGATCCCGCCGCGGCTGGAGGCGGCGCTGAACGCCGTTCCGGCAGCCGTTCTCACCACGCTCGTCGCGCCGGCCTTCGTTTATGGCGGGCTCGACGTCACGATCGCTATGTTCATCGCCTTTGCCATCGCGCTCGGGCTGAACCTCTCGACGCTGCGCATGCTTGTCATCGGCTGGGTCGTAGTGATGGTGATCCGCCACCTGGTGATGTAGGGCCAATCGACGTCCGATACCGGAAATGAAAAACGCCGCGCTCAAGGAGCGCGGCGTTTTTTATTGTGTCGGTCGGCGACTGACTCAGCGTGAGACCGCTTCCGTTGCGGCCTTCAACCAGGCGCGGGTCTCGTCGCTCGCCAGCAGCGGCATCAGCTTTTCGCGCGTCTCGGCGTGATAGGCGTTGAACCAGGCGAGTTCCTCGTCGGTCAACAGCGCCGGCAGCACCAGGCGGCGGTCGATCGGGCAGTAGGTGATCGTGTCGAAGCCGAACATCGGCAGGTCGCCACCGTCGACCATCGTTGCCGGCTGCACGACGATGAGGTTTTCGATGCGGATGCCGAAGGCGCCGGGGCGGTAGTAGCCGGGCTCGTTGGAGAGGATCATGCCGGGCAGCAGTTCCTGCGTCGAAAGACGGGCGATGCGCTGCGGCCCCTCATGCACCGAGAGATAGGAGCCGACGCCGTGGCCGGTGCCGTGGGCATAGTCGGCGCCCGCCTTCCAGAGCGCGATGCGCGCCAAGGGATCAAGATCGACGCCGCGCGAGCCCTTAGGGAAGCGGGCCGTGCTGATCGCGATCATGCCCTTCAGTACCAGGGTGAAGAAGCGCTTCTGCTCTTCCGGCACCGCGCCGATGGCGACCGTGCGGGTGATGTCGGTGGTGCCGTTGATGTATTGCGCGCCGGAATCGATCAGGAACATGGTGCCCGCCTCGATCGCCTGGTCGGTGGCGGTGTTGACGCGGTAGTGCATGATCGCTGCATGCGCGCCGGCGCCGGAGATCGTGTCGAAGGAGATGTCCTTCAGCGGGTTCTGCATGCGCTCGCCGACGGTGGTGCGCGCCGCTTCCAGCTGGTTGGTAGCAGCGATCTCGGTCACCGTGCCCGGCTGCTGGCCGTCGAGCCAGGCGAGGAACTCGACCATGGCGGCGCCATCCTGCAGATGGGCGCGGGTCGAGCCTTCGATTTCGGCCGTGTTCTTCTGGGCGCGGGGCAGGCGGGCGGGATCGACCGCCTCGACGATCTTGCCGCCCTTGGCGCGGACCAGCTCGGAAATGGCAAAGGACGCGAGGTCCGGATCGATCATGACGGACGCGCCGGCAGTGCCGAGCGCGGCCAAGCGATCGTCGAAGGTCGACGGTGCCGCGATCTCGGCGATCTGGGTGAGATAGGCTTCCTGTTCGATGCCGGTCTTGCGCTTGTCGAGGAAGATCTCGGCGCGGCCGTCGGCGTGGATGATCGCACGCGCGAGCGGATGCGGCGTGTGCGGCACGTCGGAGCCGCGGATGTTGAAGGTCCAGGCGACGGAGGAGGGGTCGGTCAGCACGACGGCTTCGGCGCCCGCCTTGGAAAGGCCGGCTGCGATCGTCGCGATCTTGTCCTTGGCGAGCGTGCCCGCATGCTCGATCGGCTGGATCGTCACCTTGCCGAGCGGGGCAGCCGGACGGTCCGTCCAGATCCTGTCGAGCGGGTTGTGATCGAGGAAGACGAGCGAACCGCCGAGGGTGGCGAGCGCCTTTTCCAGCCGGCGGACTTCCGCACCGGTGTGCACCCAGGGATCGATGCCGAGCTTGAAGCCCTTGGTTCCATGGTTTTCCAGCCAGAGATGCGGCGGCTCGCCGATGAGGTCGCCACCGGTAAAGACCGCGCCATCGACCTGTTCCTTCAATTGGGTGACGTAGCGGCCATCGACGAAGACGACGGCTTCACGTTGCGTGATGAGGGCGACGCCGGCCGAACCGGTGAAGCCAGTCAGCCAGGACAGGCGCTCGGACGAGGCCGGCACGTACTCGCCCTGGAACTCGTCGGCGCGCGGCACGAGAAAGCCGTCGATGCCGAGGGCCGCGAAGGACGCGCGCAGGGCTTCGGTGCGCTCCTTGCCGAACTGTGGCGTGGAGGTGACTTCAAAAGACTGAAACATGAGGGAATTCCGGTAGATTGAGCGGCAAACCGCGGGAAAAGATGGGCCATGTTAGCGGAAACGGCCCTTTGGAGGAAAGAGGCGATATCCTGCGATGGCGGCCTGATCCGCGGTTCGTGCAAAGCTGCAGTTGTGCTGCGGTAAGAGAGCAATTGCCCATTTACCATACATATGCGCTCAGCGCATGGCACCCATGCTCAGAAAACTCTTTCTCTATCGGAATAATAGTTTATAAGCCGCCTCAACGAACACGGACGAACATCCGGTGGTTCAAAAAAGCTGCGGTTCCGAGAATAGTTGGTCACTCTGTTCTCCTCCTCCCTCAAGGGTGGTCAGCTTCGGAACAGTAGACGCCCGCTCGAGCACTCCTCCTCCTCAGGCTCGCGGGCATGGTTGGCCACAAGCCAACCAGCAGGCGATGCCTCTGGCATCGCCTTAGTTTCGAAAGGCCGCCCGTCATGAAGGACGAGGCGGCCTTTTCGTTTTTCCCGCAACCCGCTAAACCGCATAGCCGACATTCTCCGTCGTGCTTCCGGTGCGTTTGATGAATCCCACCCAGCCCTTGATGAGATGGATAAGATGCAGCGAGAGCCCGCGACTACAGACAAACGGGTCAAAGTTCTTCAGGGCAACGACAACCTGAAGCGCGTTTGGATCGTTCAGCGCGAAGACGGCGCGTACGTTATCAAGCCTGAGGAGTGGTATCAAAACGTGATCGACGGAGAACTTATCGCTGAAGGTTGGAAGCCGATTTATGGAGACTTCGGTCTCTTTGGAGGCGCGGCGTTAGCCGAGCGCGAAGCACTGGTCGAGTTTGATTGGTTGACAGAAACCCAGCGTCCTTCGGTGTAAAGCCTCCGAATACCCGCAAATCCTGGCGGCAATTGCTACCTAGTTTTCATGTCGATCCAAATCCCAGGCCGTAGCCCATTCCCCTCCCACGCGGGCGGAGGGGGTGCACGGTGGCGGTCGTTGTGATTTGGAGTTTAATCTCTGAGTGGAGTGGCGCCGCAAGCCGCTTCGCCCGGCAGGCCGGGTAAGGGGCAGCGCCAATCGTTACCCGCTCACTTCTCCAGGTGAATCGTCACCCAGCCGTTGCGCCAGATGGTGCGCACGTGGCGTAGGTGCTGGCCGTTGTAGTGGGCAAGCACCTTCCAGCGCTGTTCGGCGAGAATGCCGGACAGGATCACCGAGCCGCCGGGGGCAAGGTTGGCGACGAGTTGCGGCGCCATCTTCATCAAGGGGCGGGCGAGGATGTTGGCGATGATGAGATCGAACGGGCCGTTGGTGCTGAAGGCTGTCGAGTGGAAGCCGGGTGCTGTCGCAAAAGTCATGCCGGTGACGACGCCGTTGACGCGGGCGTTCTCCTCGGCGACGCGGGTGGCGATCGGGTCGATGTCGGTGGCAAGCACCGGCACGTGCATCAGCTTCCAGGCGGCAATCGCCAGCACGCCGCTGCCGGTGCCAAGATCGAGCACGTTGCGAACGGTGCGGGTGCGCGCGACGGTGGCCAGCACTTCGAGGCAGCCGGCAGTCGTTCCGTGGTGGCCGGTGCCGAAGGCCTGGCCGGCGTCGATCTCGATGGCGATCTCGCCGGTCTTGACCTTGTCGCGGTCATGCGACCCATGCACGACGAAGCGGCCGGCGCGCACCGGCGCCAGACCCTCGAGCGACTTGGCGATCCAGTCGATATCCGGCAGCACTTCGCGCTCGATCGGCAGATGGGCGAAGTTTTCGGAGAGGGCCTCGGTGAGACGCTCGTTCACGCTCTCCTCGTCGACCATCATCATGTAGATCGAGGCTTCCCAGATGTCGCGCTTCTCGTCGACTTCCGTCGTGCCGATGGCATAGTCCTCTTCGCCGAAGACCTCGCTCATGCGGTCGAGCACGGCTTCCGCCTGCTTCTCGGTGGTGGTGACGAAAAGTCTGATCTCGCTCAAGGGTCCGTCCTTCGGCTGGCAAATCCGCCGCCCGCACCAGGCCGTGAAGGGGTGCGCTCGAGCGTCGGCAATCGTGTGCTGTGCGCTATCACGATTGCCCTGCAAAGGCAAAGCGCCGGACGGGGCCGGCGCTTGCATCTTCAGGTCAGGATCGAAGGGCTCAGCCCTTGGTCAGGTTTTCCAGCTTCTTGACCGCCGTTTCCGGGTTCTCCTCGTAGGCGATCGTGCCGGAGAACTTGCCGTTGGCGTCGAGCAGGAACACCGATGCGGTGTGGTCCATCGTGTAGTCGCCATCGGGCTTGGCGGCGTCGACCGGAACCTTCTTGGCATAGACGCGGAAGCCCTTGACCATTTCCATGACCTTGTCGGCCGGGCCGGAAATGCCGGTGATACGCTTGGAGACGTTGGAAACGTACTGGCCGAGGATCTCAGGCGTGTCGCGCTCGGGATCGACGGTGATGAAATAGGCCT
The nucleotide sequence above comes from Ensifer sp. PDNC004. Encoded proteins:
- a CDS encoding AzlC family ABC transporter permease, whose product is MKKDEFWEGVRGGFPIMLAASPFGALFGALAVDNGFTIADAVFMSATVYAGASQMVGIELFGNHVQPWLVVLSVFAVNFRHVLYSASIAKYVRHFTFGQKFLAFFLLVDPQYAETEKRGERGLPITFAWYLGFGLIIYVPWIINTLVGAIFGQMIGDPKAIGLDVLLPVYFMGLVMGFRKRDRFLPIVIVSGLASVAGMHFVGSPWHVSIGALAGILLAAILPPSGQAAAPAVEKEA
- a CDS encoding AzlD family protein — translated: MDPQHLNLIYLIVAAAVATFLTRVGGYILITQMKQIPPRLEAALNAVPAAVLTTLVAPAFVYGGLDVTIAMFIAFAIALGLNLSTLRMLVIGWVVVMVIRHLVM
- a CDS encoding aminopeptidase P family protein codes for the protein MFQSFEVTSTPQFGKERTEALRASFAALGIDGFLVPRADEFQGEYVPASSERLSWLTGFTGSAGVALITQREAVVFVDGRYVTQLKEQVDGAVFTGGDLIGEPPHLWLENHGTKGFKLGIDPWVHTGAEVRRLEKALATLGGSLVFLDHNPLDRIWTDRPAAPLGKVTIQPIEHAGTLAKDKIATIAAGLSKAGAEAVVLTDPSSVAWTFNIRGSDVPHTPHPLARAIIHADGRAEIFLDKRKTGIEQEAYLTQIAEIAAPSTFDDRLAALGTAGASVMIDPDLASFAISELVRAKGGKIVEAVDPARLPRAQKNTAEIEGSTRAHLQDGAAMVEFLAWLDGQQPGTVTEIAATNQLEAARTTVGERMQNPLKDISFDTISGAGAHAAIMHYRVNTATDQAIEAGTMFLIDSGAQYINGTTDITRTVAIGAVPEEQKRFFTLVLKGMIAISTARFPKGSRGVDLDPLARIALWKAGADYAHGTGHGVGSYLSVHEGPQRIARLSTQELLPGMILSNEPGYYRPGAFGIRIENLIVVQPATMVDGGDLPMFGFDTITYCPIDRRLVLPALLTDEELAWFNAYHAETREKLMPLLASDETRAWLKAATEAVSR
- a CDS encoding 50S ribosomal protein L11 methyltransferase, yielding MSEIRLFVTTTEKQAEAVLDRMSEVFGEEDYAIGTTEVDEKRDIWEASIYMMMVDEESVNERLTEALSENFAHLPIEREVLPDIDWIAKSLEGLAPVRAGRFVVHGSHDRDKVKTGEIAIEIDAGQAFGTGHHGTTAGCLEVLATVARTRTVRNVLDLGTGSGVLAIAAWKLMHVPVLATDIDPIATRVAEENARVNGVVTGMTFATAPGFHSTAFSTNGPFDLIIANILARPLMKMAPQLVANLAPGGSVILSGILAEQRWKVLAHYNGQHLRHVRTIWRNGWVTIHLEK
- a CDS encoding SCO family protein, whose amino-acid sequence is MKTIRIVLWAAVVVMAGILGWLTYEMTQSKQQAASGPFGVPFTLVTQDGKEITEKAFTGKPTALFFGFTHCPEVCPTTLFELNGWLEKVDPDGTKLQAYFITVDPERDTPEILGQYVSNVSKRITGISGPADKVMEMVKGFRVYAKKVPVDAAKPDGDYTMDHTASVFLLDANGKFSGTIAYEENPETAVKKLENLTKG